The Natrinema pellirubrum DSM 15624 region CCGATCTGTCCGAGTACGGTCACCGCGAGCAATACGATGCCGGCCCGCTCGAGTCGGTTGCGACTCGCGGTCCACAGCCGCCAGGCGAATGGGAAGCCGATCAGTCCGCCGACGATCAGACCGCCGTTGAAAAGCGGGAACGTCGGCGCACCGTACCGGCCCATGTCCGAGAGCGCTCGCGTGCGCCAGGTAAACGTCTCGGGGGGAGCCACGAACGTCGCGAGGAGGATGGCCCCGAGCGTGACGACCGGGGCGGCGATTCCACAGTAGGTCGCGATTCGCTTCGTCTCAGTCATGGATAGCGTCGCGGGAGTTCCGTTCTGGACGGAGTCCCGAAGACATATATCTATTTCCGATTATGTTTGTTTAATTACAGGAGTCGTCCGGCGACTGAACGCGGTCATCGGACTCCAGGTCGTGATCCTCAGTGTGATCGTCGCCTCGACGCTTCCGGCCGCGGTACTACCGGTGGTTGTCCTCGGTGGAGTCCGGCTCAGTCCGACGCTCGTACTGGCGCTGTTGCTCGTCTACTCGTGACGTCGGGGCGACAGTCCGTTTCAGTCGTCGTCGGAGGTCACAGCCGCGTCGGTCTCGTCCTCGCGGTGGTCGGCGGGGAACCACGCGAGGTCGTGATCGGCGGTGACCCGGACCCCGACGCGTTCGTCAAGATCGATCCGGTCGGAGTGGTTGTGCATGCACTCGATCGTTTCGCCGCCGTCGAGTTCGACCCGATAGAGGACCGTCGGACCGAGATAGCGGCGGTAGACGACCCGGCCGTCGGCCTCCGCCCCCTCTGCGGGGTAGGCCGTCACGTCGTCGGGCCGCACCAGCAGGTCGACGATGCTGCCGTCGTACTGGTGGGCGAGCCCGTTGACGTCGTCGCGGAGGACGCGCCCGAGCGCGGTATCGACGTGATCGCCATGGACCTCGCCCGGGAGGAAACTGGCATGGCCGAGAAAGCCCGCGACGAACCGTGATTCGGGCTGTTGGAAGACCCGCTGTGGGGTGTCGATCTGTTCGATGTCGCCGTCGTTCATCACGGCGACTCGGTCGGAGATCGACAGCGCCTCCTCCTGATCGTGAGTGACCGAAACCGCGGTCACGCCCGTTTCTTTGATGATCCGGCGGACCTCCTCGCGCATCTCGACGCGGAGGTCCACGTCCAGATTCGAGAAGGGCTCGTCGAGCAACAGCATCTCCGGCTCGGGCGCGAGCGATCGGGCGAGCGCGATCCGCTGTTGCTGGCCACCCGAGAGTTCGTCCGGGTGGTCGTCGCCGTGGTCGGCAAGCCCGACGAGTTCGAGCAGTTCGTCGACACGGGCGTCGCGCTCGCTCTCCGTCCAGTCTTTCAGCCCGAAGGCGACGTTTTCGCGTGCGCTCAGATGTGGAAAGAGGGCGAAGTCTTGAAAGACGACCCCGACGTCGCGTTGTTCCGGCGGCACGAACCGGCCCTCACCGGCGACGGTGTCGCCTTCCAATCGAACCCGGCCGTCGTTGGGTCGCTCGAGGCCGGCGATCAGCCGGAGCGTCGTGGTCTTCCCACAGCCGGAGGGGCCAAGCAGGGTCAAGATTTCGCCGTCGCGAACTGACAGCGACAGGTCGCCGATGACGTCCTCGCTGCCGTATCGCTTGGCGATGCCGTCGAGCTCGAGGACCGCCTCATCGGCCGTCGGCGCTCCAGTAGGTTCCCGCGTTCCGTCCTCGGCGGCCGTAGTAAGTAGGTGTCCGTTCGCCATGGGTCCTCTCCGGCGTCTGCCGGCGTACATTCCCTTTAGGCGGCCCTAAAACACTTATAATTGCCGGTCGGCTCCCAGTCGCTGGGAGCCTAGAGTTCGACGCCGCTCGGGATCAGGCTGTGCTGGCGAAGCAGGCTCCCGTCGTCGTCGTAGACGAGGAACGTTCCCTTGTCGTAGCTGACGAACTGGTCGCCATCGAGCGTGATCGTGACCTCGTAGCGGCCGTCGTCCTCGGCGGCCGCCTCGCCGTAGCCCCGGGCCGCGCGGATGAACTGCAGGACGTCGTCAGCGTCCTCGTTGAGTTCGAGAATGAACTCGCCGGTGACCCGGTTGGTCACGCTCACGACTCCCTGAGTGTCGTCCCCGAGCGGCCCCTGGAGCCGGAGTGCGACGTCGGTCTCGCTCGCGTCGAGGACGTCGCCGTCGGGGCCAGTCAGGCGCTCGCGAAGCATCGTCGCCGGGCCGGTGAAGTCGATCGATACCGATGGCTTGCGTGGTTCGCCGTCGGTTTCGACCCAGTCGATGTGCGTGACGTCTAGCGTGAAGTGCTCGCGCCTCATTCCGTACGCGGTAGTTCGGACTCCCACGGTATGAACGTAACGCACAGCAACCCGTTCATACGACGGGGTCGACGCACGTCGCCTCGCCGTCGCACGCGCTACGTCGATCGGTGATCGAAACGGCCGCCTCATTTATGCCGGTCGCGTCCGGACTGTCACGGAGCCCTGATCATGGACCAGCGGGACACGACTCCTCGAGCCGACGACGAGCCGGCGGTCGCGGGCGCGACCGATAGCGCAGCCGACGGGGCCATCGAGGAGATCGCGGAACCGGCCGCGGCCGCGGGCGG contains the following coding sequences:
- a CDS encoding ABC transporter ATP-binding protein, giving the protein MANGHLLTTAAEDGTREPTGAPTADEAVLELDGIAKRYGSEDVIGDLSLSVRDGEILTLLGPSGCGKTTTLRLIAGLERPNDGRVRLEGDTVAGEGRFVPPEQRDVGVVFQDFALFPHLSARENVAFGLKDWTESERDARVDELLELVGLADHGDDHPDELSGGQQQRIALARSLAPEPEMLLLDEPFSNLDVDLRVEMREEVRRIIKETGVTAVSVTHDQEEALSISDRVAVMNDGDIEQIDTPQRVFQQPESRFVAGFLGHASFLPGEVHGDHVDTALGRVLRDDVNGLAHQYDGSIVDLLVRPDDVTAYPAEGAEADGRVVYRRYLGPTVLYRVELDGGETIECMHNHSDRIDLDERVGVRVTADHDLAWFPADHREDETDAAVTSDDD
- a CDS encoding DUF5793 family protein, with the protein product MRREHFTLDVTHIDWVETDGEPRKPSVSIDFTGPATMLRERLTGPDGDVLDASETDVALRLQGPLGDDTQGVVSVTNRVTGEFILELNEDADDVLQFIRAARGYGEAAAEDDGRYEVTITLDGDQFVSYDKGTFLVYDDDGSLLRQHSLIPSGVEL